The nucleotide window GGTTCTTCGAGCCCGGCAGCGAGAAGAACGCATCCAGCGACGAACTGGCGTTCGCGGCGGCGGAGCCAGCCTGGAACGGCTGCAGGGAGCCCGAGACGGTCCCCTTCGTCGCATCAGTGTCATCGTCGTCGCTGTTTTCGCCGGGACAGGCCGCGAGACCGAGCAATCCCAGGAGGGCAAGGCGGCGGAGCATGAACGGAATCCTTGGAAGAACGTGTGAGAGCGTCCGACCCTAGGTCCGCTGCGGGCAATGCGTCCAGCTGTCCGGGGCCTGGCTGGCTGGTCTCCCTTCCTTCGCGGTTTTGCCCTCACGCAAGGTGTTGTCTGGAAGGCAACGCGCAGCTTCGCAGGCAACAACGGAGGACTATCTCCCCATGTCCTGCAACACCGCCTCCGCCGCGCGGCGCCCCGACGCGAGCGCTCCGTCGATGGACGCGTTCTCGCGGTGGTCTCCGCACACATAGAGCCCCGCGGCCAGCCGCACGGGCCGGTGCGGTTCCACCAGCGCGGACGGAGGCTGCGCGGGCAGTGCCTCCGCGAGCGTGTACGTGCGCAGATGCCGCCACGCGGACACCGCCGCGCCGAACCACTCCGTGAGCTGCGCACGCACACGCGCCTCCAGTGAGTCCTCGCCGCCCGGGTCATCCACCACCGACACGGACACCAGCGACTGCCCTGGGGGCGCGTACGCGGCGGAGACCTCGCTCATCACCGCCACGTTGTTCACCGGCCCGCGCCCCTCACCATTGAGCACGAGCCACGGCCCCTCCACCGGCGGCTCCGGCGCCGCGAAGTACAGACACGTCACGCGGTTCATCCGGGGCGCGGGCATGCCCACGAGCAGCGACGCCGCGCTGCCTGGGTCCGTCGCCACCACCACGGCGTCCGCGTGCAGCAGCTCACTGCCCGGCAGGCGCACGCGGTGCCCCCAGACCTCCTCCACGCGCACGCGCATCCGCAGCGCGCCCGAGGGCAGCTTCGCCGCCAGCTGTTCGGGGATGGCGCCCATCCCTTGCGCTGGGACGGACGCGTAGCCCGTGGAGAACATCCGGAACACGAACTCCAGCATCCGGCTGGACGTCGTCAGCCCTCGCTCCAGGAAGATGCCGCCGAGGAAGGGCGTGAAGAACGCTTCGAGCATCTCCTCGGAGAAGCCCAGGTCCAGCAGGAAGCGCCGCGACTCCTGCTGGGGCCGCTGCCACAAGTCGCCCAATTCGCCAGACGTCGCGTGCTGCCGCAGTTCCAACACGCGCAGCTTGTCCGACAGACCTCCTGGTGCGTCGAACAGATGCGACACCGCCGTGACGGGATGCCGCAACGGGTCCGCAAGCGTGTGCAGCCGCCCACCCCGCCACACCTTCGCGCCGGGGATGAAGCGTTGGAGCGAGAGGGCCTTCAGGTCCAGCACCCGCTGACCTTCCGGGTAGGCGGTGAGGTACACCTGGAAGCCCCGGTCCAGCAGGAACCCTTCGTGCGAGTCGGTGCGCACTCTTCCGCCCGGTGAGTCCCCTGCTTCCAGCACGTGCGCGTCCACGCGGGCCTCGAGCAGCGCCGTCGCACACGCCAGGCCCGCGAGCCCCCCACCCACCACGATGACCCCGGGCCGCTTCGCCATGGTCCGCCTTCCGTACGAGCGTGCGGACCCTGGCTTGATAACGCCAGGACGTGCAAGCAAGACTCTGGTTCGGTTGCGGGCATCCGACAGTTACGGCAAAGGTTGCCGTGTGCACGGTGCTCCAAGCACACCCACGCAGGCATCCGCCCGCGTGCCCTTTGGAGAGAAAGAGCAGGAGTTCCCCATGCTGATCGTGATGCGCCCAGACGCGACGGACCAGGACATCGAGCGAGTGAACGATGAGATCCGCCGCCGTGGCTGGCATCCGCACGCGATCGCAGGGGGCTCTCGCACCGCCATCGGCATCACCGGCAACCCGGGCGCGGTGGAGCCGGAGCCCTTCCGCGTGCTGCCCGGCGTCGCGGAC belongs to Corallococcus exiguus and includes:
- a CDS encoding NAD(P)/FAD-dependent oxidoreductase, translated to MAKRPGVIVVGGGLAGLACATALLEARVDAHVLEAGDSPGGRVRTDSHEGFLLDRGFQVYLTAYPEGQRVLDLKALSLQRFIPGAKVWRGGRLHTLADPLRHPVTAVSHLFDAPGGLSDKLRVLELRQHATSGELGDLWQRPQQESRRFLLDLGFSEEMLEAFFTPFLGGIFLERGLTTSSRMLEFVFRMFSTGYASVPAQGMGAIPEQLAAKLPSGALRMRVRVEEVWGHRVRLPGSELLHADAVVVATDPGSAASLLVGMPAPRMNRVTCLYFAAPEPPVEGPWLVLNGEGRGPVNNVAVMSEVSAAYAPPGQSLVSVSVVDDPGGEDSLEARVRAQLTEWFGAAVSAWRHLRTYTLAEALPAQPPSALVEPHRPVRLAAGLYVCGDHRENASIDGALASGRRAAEAVLQDMGR